The sequence AGGGTCGGGATGCGGGTCGAGCGGTCCTTGTCGAACCGGATTCGCCGCGCCTTGTGGCGCCCGGTCTGGGAGACCAGGAAATTCAGGAAGATCGACTTGCCCGCGCCGATCGGGCCGATCACGAGCGCATGCGACTTGCCGCCCGGATGGTGCAGACTCACGCGCTGAAGGGTCTTGTGACGCGTCGGCAGCATGGTAAGCGGCCCGGTCTTCTCGCCGGACTGCTGCGTGAGCCACGCATTGACCGTGTCGCCTTCCGAGACGCTGCGCACCGGGGCGATGTCGGACACCGCCGGCGTTTCGACAAACTGCAATCGCCTCTGCTGGTCCCATCGGCCCGGCAGTGTCGTCTGCCAGGCGGCGAACAGATTGTCCCGCTCGAGGATCACGCCAAATCCAGCGTTGCCGATGCGGCCGATCACTTCGCGCGTGGCATCGTCGCATTCGTCGACGGTATCGCCATAGACGATCACCGAGACGTTCGCAAAGCCATACTGCTGCCCGTCCGCAACCAGTTTGGCCAGCGCCTTTTCGGCTTCGTCAGCGAGGCGCTCGCGGCCTTCGTCGTTCTTCTGCTCTTCCTTCGAGAAGTAGGCCTTGAGGATCGACCAGGGGTTGAATGCCGCGACCTTATAGAACTTGCGGATCTTCTCGATGTACGCGCTCGCCTTCGTTGTGTCCAGAAAGCGGAACATCACGCACACATCCAGTTCGGCGTCGACTTCGGCGAGCACGTCCAGTGCGGCTTCCTGAAAGCCCATCCACTCCTTGACCGCGATGATCTTCGCGTACCGTTTGCCGTGCGCCGATTCGAACATCAGCGTGTCGGCACCGATCGTGACTTCGCTCTCGGTCAGGTGCGTATCGAGCATCGTGACGGGATACCGCACGCGCCGCGGCGGCACCGACGGGTTGGCCGCCTGATGGAGGAACGCGAGCGCGTTCTGCAATTGCAGACGCTTCATCCTCAGGCGCGTGACACCCCCTTTGAACGCATCGATCACGCCTTCAAACCGCTTGATGTCAGACGTCAGTCGCTCGATATCAAAGGCGAAGGCACTGCGCGCAAGGACCGAGTCCTTGATCGTCTCGAAGATCGCGCGCGGCATCGATTTGCCGCCCACCGTCATGTGATACGCGACCTTCTCGAAGATCTTGTTGACGCCGGTCTCGGGCGTGAAGGCGAGTGCGAGCGAATGCGTGTTGCGGAAATACCGGCCGCTCGCGACATGAGCGCGGTTGATTTCGTCGACACGCGCGTCCATCGAGGAATCGAAAGTCCCGCCGATGTCTCCCTTGACGCGCCGGTGCGAGAGCTTCCACCACGCCGTAATCCGGTGGTCGAAATTCTTGCAGGCGTGATCAAGGTTGTCGCGCGCGGCCGAAATATCGGAGGCGTTTGGGCTGTCGGCGTCCACGCCTTCCAACGTATAGACGGTCAGCAGCGACCCGTCCTTGTCGAGGATCAGTTCGGGCGTGACCATCGTCGCCCACGGGGCGATCTCCTGGATCGAGCGGCGCTTCAGGCTCTTCTTCAGCATGGCAGGTCCTGATCAAATCCATATGGACGTTTGAACCGGGCCGAAAACTTCGCAGTCGGCAGGGGCTCATACACGTCCGCGTAGCGGTTGTAGACGAGCATGACCTGCTTCCACCACGGATCTTTCGAGCTTTTCCAGCGCAGCAGCCAGTGCACCGCGATCCCAACGACGAGGAAGGTTGGCGTCATGCTGGTGTAGCACAGCAGCATGGTCATCGTGCCGTTGGCGATCGCGAGTCCGCGATCTGCCCCGCCCATCTGGCGAGGCAGCGAAAGAGAGCGGCTGACGCGGGTAGGCTGACGCATGTGAGCTTACGTACAGGTGTAGGTGACGTGGAGATGGTTCTTCACGATCGGAATTGCGCACGCCGCAAGGCCGAGACCAACGAAGACCGTCGAAATGATCTTGCCGATCGTGCTTTCCGAGTTGCCGATCGCGACGGCGCCGACGATGATCAGCACGATGCCGATGCCGTAAAGCCACGGGCCACTAATGTAGGACGAGATCAGACAGATGACGTCCGTCGCGGAGCCGAGGTCGGTCAGGTCGACGGCCGAGGCGAACGGCGCGAATGCGGCGAGCGAAGCCGCAACGACGGTCGAACGCAGCTCACGGCGGGTGAGGAAGCGCGTCCAGATAAAGCGGCTCAACGCTCGCGTGCGCTCGCGCACGGTAGCGAGAAAATCAGACGGGTACTTCTTCATAAACGGCACTCCGATGGGTTAGAAAACGCGGTTGAGAACGTAGTCGCGGTCCTTGAAACCCTTGATTTCGAGGATTTCAGAAACGTGACGCAGCTCGCCTGTGCGGCGAAGATGAATGACGTAGTGGAAGCAGTCGGCCACCGCCTTGCGCATGTCCGCCAGTTCCCACCGGCTGCCCGGCGGTACGCCGAGCATCGCGAGACTTTCGAGGCGGCTCAGCCCGCCACGCGCGTCGTTGGCATGGATCGAACCCATGCCGCCGTCGTGGCCGGTGCTCAGCGCCTGGATGAAGTCGTAGGCCTCGCCGCTTCGGACTTCGCCGACGATGATGCGGTCGGGCCGGAAGCGCAGACACAGGGCGACGAGCAGCTGGGTCGTGACACCCTTGTCGGGGTTTGAGAGCAGCCGCACGCGATTGGGCGCGGTCAGCTTCAGTTCCATCGTGTCCTCGACCGTGATGACGCGTTCGTCTTCAGGAATCTCGGCATTGAGCGCGTTGAGCAGGGTGGTTTTGCCGGACGAGGTGCCGCCGGCGACGAGGACGTTGCGGCGTGCCCGCACCATCGCGCTCAGGGCCTCGCGCAAGGCATCGTCCTGGATGCCCGGAGGGAAGAGATCGAGTTCCTTTTCCTTGCGGGCGTTCGTGAGCGAGAACGCGCCCATGTTCACGTAGTCGCTAAGCGATAGGTGCTTGTCGCGGTGCTTGCGGATCGAAAGCGCATTGCCGTCGATCGCGGTTGGCCGCATCACTGATGCGATACGCAGATTCTTGTGGCCTGCGTTGATGATCCCCTGCGCGGTGCCGGCGACCGCCGACTTGTCGACCGATGCCGCCAGCGCGCTGATCGCGCCGTCAAGCACCGCCTCGTTAAGCGTGAGGTCAAGCCGATGCATCTTGCCGCGGCGCTCGATCCAGATGTTGTTGAAATCGTTAATCATGATTTCAGCAACGTCGGGCGCCTCAAAGCACTCGCGCAACGGACGCAGCGACTCGAAAAACATGCGGACCGCGCTGTCCTCGAGCGGGCGCAGTTTGAGCAGGGGATTGTCGGTAGCCTCGGACATGCCTGCTATTGTTCCGTCCGGCCGGAACCTGGAGCAGACTGAAAGAACGATCAAATCCGCGAGCTTTCGGGGGAAGTGTCGTGCTCGATGTCGCAGACGATGGATGCCTTGAACCACCCGGGCTGCTTCACGCCTTCCAGACTCCCGTCAGCCGGCTAACGGGCTTAACCCGGAAAGCTCAAGAAAAACGTATAGCTTTCGGATTAACCGCAGCTGGAAATTGTGGTATATGTCTGCGGCGCAATTGCCTTTCCAATCATCAATCATCGATGGCAAGAACAATTCCGTTTTACACAAGCCCGCAGGCCGCTCGCGCCCGCCGCTCGAAAACTCTGCTGTTGCCGATGCCGCGCGCTCAGGCGGACGAACTTTCCTTACAGGTGCACATAGCCCTCGACGCGATGCGACGAGGCCTGGGCAACGTGAACGCTGCCCAGACGCTGTGCCAGGCCATGATCGTTGTGGGGCTGCTCGCGGAAGCTGGATACGGCTCGGCGACGGTCGAACAGATGCAGGACGCGGAAGAGGTGATCGGGTCGGCATTCGACCGCGGCCGGGACACCGGCGTGTGGATGCTCGACGATGACGGATTTGCGCAGTTCGCGACGATCGTGAGCACGTACGACCATCAGCTTCGGCGCGCGCCAGTCGCCGCGATCGCTGACGCTAGCGACAGGCTGGATCGTTTCCGCGCGGGCGAGACATTCGAGCAGACGGCCCGCAGGCGCGCCTAGCGACCTCCAGGCATTAACCGGGATAAACCGCGACAACCAGAATTCGGGCAACAGGACATGAGGGGAAAAATCGCTGACGGCGAGGCCCGCGACAGGCTGATTATCTGGCTTCGCCGGCGCATGGAAGAATTCGGCATCACGCTTGAAGCACTCGCAGAGTCAATCCAGCACGACGTCGACCACCCGCCTCTTTATCGCGATGCGCGCGGCAACGAATGGAACGGGCTGGGCAACATGCCCGACTGGCTAAGCGCTGCCAGAAATGCCGGTGTAAGTCCGGAATTCTTCCGCATCGAGCCGAAGCCGGCGCCCAAACCTATGGTCGCCGCCTCGGAGACCGATCCGCGGCAGCTGGACCTTTTTCGATGAAACCAACCGCCTGATGGCACGGGCAATCCGCGCGTGCGTGCTTCGCGAAAACGGCCCGTTTCGACCCACATCGGCCCGTTCGGCGGGGTAAAATCAATGGCGGCTTCCTGAGTACTTCGGCCGCCCGTGGGTTTATGACTAACACACCAAGTCGGCTGTTCGAGTATTCAAATAACCTCGAACGTAAGCCTACCCGCCCTCGGTTGGCGACGAACAGCGGCCAGGCGTTACGTCCTTCATCCAACCCGCTCCGATGCCAGGAAGGCGGTTTCATCTGTATCGGCGGTTTCTGGAGATGCGTGTTCGTTCAGGTATGTGGTGCGTAGCCCACTTCTTACGCCCCATCGATAGAAAACCAGCGCAACCGCCACAACAGTCAGCATGTCGCACCCGTCGGGAATGACGCCCATGCCTCCAAACTCCCGTCCGCCCAGCAACGAAAGCATCGCCATGGCGGGCAGGTACAACAGCATCCACCACGCCGCTCGCAGTTCCGCGCGAAAACTCTCCCATCCCGCCGTCGACTGGTAGTAGAAATAGACAGGCAACGCCACGATGATCAACAGGATAATCTGCCCTGTCAGCGGCCAACATGCACAGAAAAGCACGAGGGAAGCGCACACGAATGCGAACGGTGCGATCACCAACATGCCAGGAATTCGAAGAGGTCTCCGGAGATCCGCGGCATGCTTTCGAAGTGCCATCAGGCTAACCGGTCCAGTCAGGAAGGAAACAATTGTTGCTACCGAGATGACCGCGGCGAGTGTTCCCCAACCACGAAAGAAAAACATGAAGAGAAACGAAATGCCGAGGTTGAACCACATGGCAGCTCGCGGGACCCCGTAGACGGGATGGGTCGCGCCGAAGATGCTTGGCATGGTCCCATTGCGCTCCATCGCATATATCATGCGGGCCGTCGTTGCGGTATAGATCGTGCCTGTTCCCGATGGGCTAACGAAAGCATCCACGTACAGCAGAATCGCCAGCCAGTTCAGGTCGAGGGCGATGGCCAGTTCTGCGAACGGTGATGAAAAATTCAGACCGTGCCATCCGGATGCGATACTTGACGGGCTGACGGCGCCTATGAACGCGATCTGCAGCATCACATAGATAACCAGCGCAAGCAGGATCGAGCCGACCAGCGCAAACGGGATGCTCTTCGAAGGGCTACGCGCCTCGCCCGCAAGACTAACGGGACTCTGGAATCCGTTGAAGCTGAACACGATACCACTGGTTGCAACGGCCGTAAGGAGGAAAACTTCGCGGTCGGCACAGGTGGACAATTCGCGCCCTACGGGTGGCCGTCAATCCTTGGAACGAGAAACTTGAAGACGGTGATGGCGGTGTTCGTCTTAACAAACAGCTTCACACGCCAGTAGTTCAGCATAAAGTAGACAATGACGAGCGATGCACTGGCGAACAGTCCTTGTGTCGTGAGATCCTCGCCGGTCATCAGCGCATGGGCCCATGAATAAGGCCACGACGCCATGTATTGAACCGACGCGATTGCTTCAATCGGGATGACAGCAACGATCGATATCCAGTTCGCCCAAGCGGCTATAAATCCGACGAGTGCTCCATGAGAATAGCGCGCGTAGCGGACCATGCCGCCCGACTCCGGAAATGTCGTACCCAGCTCTGCGTAAGTCAGTGCGATGGCCAGCACGATAACCGCACCAATGATCCACGCAATGATCGCGGCCGGCCCCGCAACCTTCGACGCGTGCCAGGTGCCAAACAGCCACCCGGAGCCGATAATCGAGCCCAAGCCTGTAAAGAGCAATGCCACTGGGCCGATACTTCGGTTGACGTTATCCTTCATAATTGTCTCCTGGATCGCGTTCGCAGGGGCGTGACTGATTCCCGCCACAGCGGCGCTTTTGTTATCGTCTACGCAATGAATGCCTTCATCGCGTCGGAGATGACGGCGAGCGGGAGTTCGCTCAGGCTGTCGGCTCGGCTAGCCAGGCGAGTTGGCGTTCGAGGACTGATTGGGCTGTCTCGCCGACCAGTTCCTGATACGTTGCGGGAGCGGTGGCGCCTTCGGTATTGACCAACAACACGCGGGACGAGCCATCGAGGCCTACGTTGCTGGCCAGCAGCGGGTCTTGAAGCAAGACAATCAGCCCAGCAAGACCCGCCACGCCCGACTCGCCAGCGACGACGGGCGCATCGGTATCGCTGCCAGCAGCCAGGATGCGCATGGCGTTCACTGCATCGTCATCGCTGATGGTCATGAAATCATCGACGCTGGGCTGCAGGAACTTCCATGCGAGCGGCGACGTCTCGCCGCAAGCGAGCCCGGCCATCACGGAGTCGACGGAGCCCGTTGCACGAGCTGCGCGTCCCGCCAACGCGCTCTGATACAGGCAGTCGGCCTGCTGCGGTTCGACGACGACGAATCGCGGACGATGTTCGCCATGGTATTCCCACAGGTAGCTGATCAATCCTGCTGCAAGGCCGCCGACACCGCCCTGAAGGAACACATGCGTGTACGCCGGCCGATCCGGCTGGCTATCGCTCTGCTCGACGATCTCCGCTGCAATCGTGCCATAGCCCTGCATCACATCGCGCGGGATGTCTTCGTAACCGTCGTACGACGTGTCGGAAATGACGTGCCAGCCATTCAACGAAGCGAGGCGAGCCGCCTCTTCGACCGACTCATCGTAGTTTCCGGTGATGCGCACAATCTCTGCACCGTACGCCGCTATCGCTTTCTCGCGCTCGACGCTGACATTCGCGTGCAGCACGATCACACAACGGCAACCGAGCGTTTGCGCGGCAGCGGCAAGACCCTTTCCGTGGTTGCCGTCCGTGGCGCTCACTACCGTGGAATGCGTCAGCAGCTCCCGATAGCGTCCTTCGAACAGGCCATGCGCGTCGAGATTATGATTCCGCCACAGCCGCTGAATCAGGCGTACCAGCGCAATCGGTGCACCCAAGGCCTTGAAGCTGCCCAGCACAGAGCGCGCTGACTCGTCCTTGATACTGATGCTGCCGACCGCGAGCCTCGCGGCCAGCCCCGGCAACTCACGCAACGGCGTCGCATCGGGCGAAATCTTGTCCCAGCATGAAAGCCAGGCGCGGCTTTCCTGTGCTTTCTCGATGCTGAGAATGGTCTTCAATTCAGCGGGGTACGCAGCGCGCGTTGCGCGTGGATTGGCTACCAACATGACCTTGATACTCCAGTAACGAATGATGTGAATTGGCGAATGAAAGTCGTGCTCACTTCTGTGCGAGCCGCTGGAGCACGACATCCAGCAAGACGTTCGCGCCGTCGATAAGCTGATCGTCGTCCGTGTGTTCGCGCGGGTTATGGCTGATGCCACCGCGGCTCGGCACGAAGATCATCGCGGCCGGCGCGATGCGCGCGATCATCTGGGCGTCGTGTCCTGCGCCTGACGTCATCCGGCGATGCGTGAAGCCCATGCGCTCTGCTGCCGCTTCGATCGCATCGGCCAGTCCTGCATCGAATACGACAGGCTCGAAACGGACCAGGCGTTCGGTCGTGATCTTCACGCCTTCCTTCTCCGCGACTTCGATGAGGAATTCGACAAGACGACGCTCGGCGTCCTGCAGGCGTTGTTCGTCCGGGTCGCGCAGTTCCACCGTAAAAACCGCCTTGCGCGGAATCACGTTGATGACGTTCGGCTCGATGCGCAGCATGCCGATCGTCGCGAGCGTGGTGCCGGTGGTCACGGCCAGCTCACGCAAAAACGTCGACACGGCAGCAGCCACCCACCCCGCATCATGACGAAGCCGCGTTGGCGTCGTACCCGCGTGATTGGCATTGCCCTGAACGGTGATCTGCTGCCACGAGATGCCCTGAAGATTCTCGACCACGCCAATACGGATGTTCTCTGCTTCGAGTATCGGACCCTGCTCGACATGCAGTTCCAGATATTCGTGCGGAACCACCGCGCCGGGCTCCATATCACCCGCGTAACCAATGCGCGCGAGTTCGTCGCCAAAGCGCGTACCGTCGATGCCAACCGTATCCAGCGCTGCACCAACCGACAGGCCTCCCGCGTACACCAGCGAGCCCATCATGTCCGGCTGATAGCGGATGCCTTCCTCGTTGGTGAAGGCGCCGATGGTGATGGAGCGCTGCGGCGTGATCCCTGCCTGACGAAATGTCCGCACCACTGCAAGCCCGGCCAGTACGCCATAACAGCCATCCAGCGCGCCGGCGTTCTTCACCGTGTCGATGTGCGAGCCCATCATCAATGGACGCTGGCTGCCGTCGTCCGAATCGGAACGCAGCGTGCCGAATATATCGCCGATCCGATCGACGCGGACATCGAGGTCCAGTTCGCGCATCCATTCGACGATGAGGTCGCGACCGGCTTTCTCATCGTCAGTCAGTGCAATGCGCGTCCGGCCACCCACTTCACTATCAGCGCCCAGTGCACCAAGCTGACGCAGTTGCTCTAAAAGCAATGCGCCGTCGAGCATCAGCGATGAAGATACAGACGTATTCATTTATTACCTTTGATCCTTAGTCGACGGGCAATTCGAGCCGCGCGATCTCAGCGAAATAGTGCGCGCCCGTCAAAAGGATGTCGTCGTTGAAATCATAGGTGGCGTTGTGCAGCGGCGTGCCGCCCTTATCCGCCGACTCGCCGTTGCCGATGAAAATAAAGTTGCCGGGCACTACCTGCAGGAACGCACCGAAGTCTTCCGAAATCATCATGGGCTGAATGTTGTCATCGACGCCATCGCTTCCCGCCACATTGCGCGCCGCCGCTACCGCGACGCCAACGAACTGCTCCGAGTTCACCGTCGGAGCGAACTCATGTGTGTACTCGAAGGTGCAATCGGCGCCGTGCGCGCGGCAGATGCCTTCGCATACTTCACGCATGCGCGTCTCGAGCAACGTCTGCACTTCGCGTGAATAGCTTCGCGTATCGCCCTTGATAATGACATTCGAAGGAATCACATTTCTCAGTCCGTCCGTGATGAATTCCGTACACGAAATCACCGCCTGAAGACTCGGGTCGAGATTGCGCGAAACAACGGTCTGCAATGCCATCACGATCTGCGACGCGACGACGATCGGGTCCACGCCCATATGCGGACGTGCAGCATGCGTGCCCCGCCCCTTGATGTGAATGACGAAGTTGTCTTCACTCGCCATGATGCCGCCCGCGCGCGTTGCAAACGTTCCCGCGCGCATGCCCGGCATGTTGTGCGCGCCGAAGATGGCATCGACGGGGAAGCGTTCGAACAGGCCGTCGGCCATCATCGCCTTCGCGCCGCGGCCATGCTCTTCCGCCGGCTGAAAGATGAAGCGGACCGTGCCATTGAAATCGCGCCGTTCTGCAAGGAGTCGCGCCGCCCCGAGAATCATCGACATATGCCCGTCATGCCCGCACGCATGCATTTTTCCGGCGGTGCGCGAAGCATGCTCGCGATCGGGCGCCTGCTCGGCAATGTTCAGCGCATCCATATCGGCGCGCAGGCCAATAACCCGTTTCCCGTCCCCGGCCGTCAGGTTCGCAACGAGCCCCGTTCCCCCGATGCCGCGGTGAACTTCCAGCCCAAGCGTCCGGAGAATGTTCGCCACATAGTCGGACGTGTTGACTTCCTCGAAGCCCGTTTCGGGATGTTGATGCAAATACTGGCGCCAGCTCTTCAACTGGCCCTGCAGCGTGCTTTCCATTGTCGGACGTCCTTGATGATTTCGGGGAATGCGCCTGTCGAACATGTCGGCTGAGGAAATAATATTGTTTGCGGTGATAGAAAAAGTCTCCAAATCGGCCCCCATCATGCAAAAATATCTTTGTCTCGACCTTCCGGCCGCAAAACCATGACACTCAGCCTGGACGATTTTGATCTGAAGCTATTGATGGAAGTGCAACGCGACGCGCAGATTCCTCAGAACGAACTCGGCGCGCGCGTCAATCTGTCTACAGCGGCCGTCAATCGCAGATTGCGACGCCTGTCGGACGAAGGCATCATTCGCAACTACGCCGCCATCGTCGCGCCCGAAAAGGTCGGCTATCCGCTGACGATCATTGCAACAGTCGAGGTCGAGAGCGAACAGATCGATCTGCTCGACTCGATGAAGCGCACCTTCGCGCAATGCCCGCAAATCCAGCAGTGCTACTACGTCGCGGGCGAATGGGACTTCGTGCTGATACTGACGGTTCGCAACATGGACGAGTACACGGCCCTCACGCGGCAACTGTTCTTCTCGAACAACAACGTCAAACGCTTCAAGACGCTGGTGAGCATGAGCAACGTAAAGGTGGGGCTCGGTGTACCCGTCGCGCCCGAAGGCGCGTGACGCCGTCAGCGCACGACTGACTTGTCGGTCCAGTTGCCCTGATCGAACTGACGAACGGTAATCGCGCCGTTACGGATATCGCCCTTCTCGTCGAACTGGATTGCGCCCGTCACGCCGTCCAGCCTGGACGCGCGCAGCTTCGGCAGATACACCTTCGGGTCGGTCGAGCCCGCGGCCTGCATCGCGTCCGCCATCGCGAGCACTGCGTCGTAGGCATAAGGGGCATAGAGCTGCACGGGAACGCCGAAGCGCTGCTGATAGCGTTTGAAGAACTCCGGTCCTTGCGGCATCTTTGCAGGCGGCACACCCGCCAGCGTGCAGTACGCGTCCTTGCTCATCGAAGACCCAGCGAGCTTGATGAACTGCGGTGTGCACGCTTCATCGCCGGCAATGAACTTGACCTTCAAGCCGAGCTTTTGCGCCTGCTGCACGAATGCCGCGGCTTGCGTGTCGCCGCCCGTGAAAGCGATCCCTTCCGGCTGACGGCTCTTGATGGTCGTGAGCACCGCCATCCAGTTCGTCGTCTTGTCGGTGCCGTACTCGCGGGCGACCACGTTGCCTCCGGCAGCCTTGACGGACTTTTCGATCTCGTCTGCGAGACCTTGTCCGTACGCCGTACGATCGTCGACGATGGCGACCTTGCGCGCGCCAAGATCGTGGACCAGATACGAGCCGATGACCGAGCCCTGTCTCACGTCATTCGCGACCATACGGAACACGTTCGTCAATCCTTGCTGCGTGAGCTTCGGGTTGGTTGCCGATTCGGTGATCATCGGAACGCCTGCATCCGAGTAGATTTTGGAAGCGGGTATCGACGTCCCGGAGTTCGCATGACCGACGACACCCGCCACGCCATCGTCCACCAGTTTCTGGGCGACGGTCACCGCTGTCTTCGGATCGGCCGCATCATCCTGCGAGTCGAGCACAAACGTGACGTTTTGCCCGCCAATGCGAATCTTTCTGCTGTTCAGATCTTCGATCGCCAGCCGCACACCGTTTTCATCATCCTTTCCGATGTGGGATAGTTCGCCGGTCAGCGGAGAAACCTGCCCGATCTTGACCGTCAAATCCGCGTGAGCCGCGTGAGCCGCGAGAGGTTGCAGGGTAAGCGTCAGGGACGCGAGGCATATCAATGGCCGTGATGATTGCATGGTCGTGCTCTCGATAGGTTGGCTGAGAATAGGATCGACAGAACCGTCGACCCGTTGAGCCAAGCAACACTGCGCTGGCCTGCAACCATCCTAATGACGCGAGTCAGTAGCCAAAATCAGCCGCGATGACATTTCTGCAAATTTCGATTGAAAAACGAGCAATTTTCGATAATTCTTCTCGGTGCCTGGATGGCAGTGTTTGCGGTCGACGCCATTTCTCGTTCCCGCATGGCAAGCCGAAGTATCACCGGACTGCCAGCGCGAATTCCCGGGCAGCGAGCGGAAGCGCCTCCGGCACGACCAGCATCTGTTCGTAATCGATGACCGGCGCAAACGCAGTGTCGGGCACGTCGAAGCCGTCTCTGGCCGGAGAGCCGGTAGGGCGTCGTGTGGGTCGGCCGGATTTGTGCAAGGGTCAGCACAAGATCTCTCCACGGGGTATGAACCACAGCTTGAGCGACGCTTCCCGGAGGCGAACTGCCGTTCGAACGTCAAAATGCCGACAACCGCGAGCGTCCCTTCCTGGCCGAGAGCAGCGCGACCGCGGGGAGAGTCCGCGGGCAGAAAAATAGCCCGGCAAAATTGTC comes from Paraburkholderia youngii and encodes:
- a CDS encoding conjugal transfer protein TrbC encodes the protein MKKYPSDFLATVRERTRALSRFIWTRFLTRRELRSTVVAASLAAFAPFASAVDLTDLGSATDVICLISSYISGPWLYGIGIVLIIVGAVAIGNSESTIGKIISTVFVGLGLAACAIPIVKNHLHVTYTCT
- a CDS encoding CpaF family protein, which translates into the protein MSEATDNPLLKLRPLEDSAVRMFFESLRPLRECFEAPDVAEIMINDFNNIWIERRGKMHRLDLTLNEAVLDGAISALAASVDKSAVAGTAQGIINAGHKNLRIASVMRPTAIDGNALSIRKHRDKHLSLSDYVNMGAFSLTNARKEKELDLFPPGIQDDALREALSAMVRARRNVLVAGGTSSGKTTLLNALNAEIPEDERVITVEDTMELKLTAPNRVRLLSNPDKGVTTQLLVALCLRFRPDRIIVGEVRSGEAYDFIQALSTGHDGGMGSIHANDARGGLSRLESLAMLGVPPGSRWELADMRKAVADCFHYVIHLRRTGELRHVSEILEIKGFKDRDYVLNRVF
- a CDS encoding diaminopropionate ammonia-lyase; this translates as MLVANPRATRAAYPAELKTILSIEKAQESRAWLSCWDKISPDATPLRELPGLAARLAVGSISIKDESARSVLGSFKALGAPIALVRLIQRLWRNHNLDAHGLFEGRYRELLTHSTVVSATDGNHGKGLAAAAQTLGCRCVIVLHANVSVEREKAIAAYGAEIVRITGNYDESVEEAARLASLNGWHVISDTSYDGYEDIPRDVMQGYGTIAAEIVEQSDSQPDRPAYTHVFLQGGVGGLAAGLISYLWEYHGEHRPRFVVVEPQQADCLYQSALAGRAARATGSVDSVMAGLACGETSPLAWKFLQPSVDDFMTISDDDAVNAMRILAAGSDTDAPVVAGESGVAGLAGLIVLLQDPLLASNVGLDGSSRVLLVNTEGATAPATYQELVGETAQSVLERQLAWLAEPTA
- a CDS encoding conjugal transfer protein yields the protein MGGADRGLAIANGTMTMLLCYTSMTPTFLVVGIAVHWLLRWKSSKDPWWKQVMLVYNRYADVYEPLPTAKFSARFKRPYGFDQDLPC
- a CDS encoding VirB4 family type IV secretion system protein → MLKKSLKRRSIQEIAPWATMVTPELILDKDGSLLTVYTLEGVDADSPNASDISAARDNLDHACKNFDHRITAWWKLSHRRVKGDIGGTFDSSMDARVDEINRAHVASGRYFRNTHSLALAFTPETGVNKIFEKVAYHMTVGGKSMPRAIFETIKDSVLARSAFAFDIERLTSDIKRFEGVIDAFKGGVTRLRMKRLQLQNALAFLHQAANPSVPPRRVRYPVTMLDTHLTESEVTIGADTLMFESAHGKRYAKIIAVKEWMGFQEAALDVLAEVDAELDVCVMFRFLDTTKASAYIEKIRKFYKVAAFNPWSILKAYFSKEEQKNDEGRERLADEAEKALAKLVADGQQYGFANVSVIVYGDTVDECDDATREVIGRIGNAGFGVILERDNLFAAWQTTLPGRWDQQRRLQFVETPAVSDIAPVRSVSEGDTVNAWLTQQSGEKTGPLTMLPTRHKTLQRVSLHHPGGKSHALVIGPIGAGKSIFLNFLVSQTGRHKARRIRFDKDRSTRIPTLLAGGRFVDATGRFEAGTSVNPLSLLHDSKHFPYVAEWVQMAIEDDDFRCSPQQQRTIFEKVTVLGTGYPRDLWTLSNLNALLPIELRERLAVWTQGEKNGRFFDHIDDAFSLSDDISIEMGDLFQNYPVAAALFMDYAFYRIAQWLDGKRYTVIEVEEAGFFFQYPRFYQRLEIWAVTIRKLNATLLLATQSLSQVARIPNFEILKENIPNIFYLPNKDAKNNLHLYRDLFGLTEHQIDMLANAVPNRDYLWVTPDQTRMLQASFPKETLAVLRSDGRAQAVLDRHYTSGAPDWREAYVREMLTLD
- a CDS encoding M20 aminoacylase family protein, which produces MESTLQGQLKSWRQYLHQHPETGFEEVNTSDYVANILRTLGLEVHRGIGGTGLVANLTAGDGKRVIGLRADMDALNIAEQAPDREHASRTAGKMHACGHDGHMSMILGAARLLAERRDFNGTVRFIFQPAEEHGRGAKAMMADGLFERFPVDAIFGAHNMPGMRAGTFATRAGGIMASEDNFVIHIKGRGTHAARPHMGVDPIVVASQIVMALQTVVSRNLDPSLQAVISCTEFITDGLRNVIPSNVIIKGDTRSYSREVQTLLETRMREVCEGICRAHGADCTFEYTHEFAPTVNSEQFVGVAVAAARNVAGSDGVDDNIQPMMISEDFGAFLQVVPGNFIFIGNGESADKGGTPLHNATYDFNDDILLTGAHYFAEIARLELPVD
- a CDS encoding H-NS family nucleoid-associated regulatory protein produces the protein MRGKIADGEARDRLIIWLRRRMEEFGITLEALAESIQHDVDHPPLYRDARGNEWNGLGNMPDWLSAARNAGVSPEFFRIEPKPAPKPMVAASETDPRQLDLFR
- a CDS encoding Lrp/AsnC family transcriptional regulator, producing MTLSLDDFDLKLLMEVQRDAQIPQNELGARVNLSTAAVNRRLRRLSDEGIIRNYAAIVAPEKVGYPLTIIATVEVESEQIDLLDSMKRTFAQCPQIQQCYYVAGEWDFVLILTVRNMDEYTALTRQLFFSNNNVKRFKTLVSMSNVKVGLGVPVAPEGA
- a CDS encoding Zn-dependent hydrolase, with protein sequence MNTSVSSSLMLDGALLLEQLRQLGALGADSEVGGRTRIALTDDEKAGRDLIVEWMRELDLDVRVDRIGDIFGTLRSDSDDGSQRPLMMGSHIDTVKNAGALDGCYGVLAGLAVVRTFRQAGITPQRSITIGAFTNEEGIRYQPDMMGSLVYAGGLSVGAALDTVGIDGTRFGDELARIGYAGDMEPGAVVPHEYLELHVEQGPILEAENIRIGVVENLQGISWQQITVQGNANHAGTTPTRLRHDAGWVAAAVSTFLRELAVTTGTTLATIGMLRIEPNVINVIPRKAVFTVELRDPDEQRLQDAERRLVEFLIEVAEKEGVKITTERLVRFEPVVFDAGLADAIEAAAERMGFTHRRMTSGAGHDAQMIARIAPAAMIFVPSRGGISHNPREHTDDDQLIDGANVLLDVVLQRLAQK